The Streptomyces sp. NBC_01317 genomic interval GCCGCCAACGCGGCCCCCAAGCCCTCCAAGGCCGAGGTCAAGGAGCAGGTCGACAAGCTCTACCACGAGGCCGAGGTGGCCAACGAGAAGCTGCACGCCGCCGAAGACGCGCAGGACAAGCTGGAGAAGCAGGTCGGCACCCTCCAGGACAAGGTCGCCAACGGCCAGGACGACCTCAACGACCTCCGGGACGAGCTCGGTTCGATCGCCAGCGCCCAGTACCGCACCGGTGGCATCGACCCGTCCATCCAGCTCTTCCTCTCCTCGGACCCCGACACCTACCTGGAGAAGGCCTCCACGCTGGACCAGGTCAGTGCCAAGCAGGCCGAGACGCTCCAGCAGATCCAGGCGAAGCAGCGGTCCCTCGCCCAGCAGCGCACCGAGGCGCAGGACAAGGTCAAGGACCTCGCCGACGCCCGCAAGCAGCTCGCGGACAACAAGAAGGAAGTCCAGAAGAAGCTCGCCGCCGCGCAGCAGGTGCTCAACACCCTGACCGCGAAGGAGCGCGCCGCCCTCGTGGCCGCCGACGCGGAGCGCGCCAGCCGCGGCAACGACCGCGTGGACCTCGGCGACACCCCGGCGCCCGCCTCGGGCCGCGCCGCCGCCGCCCTGGCCGCCGCCAAGACCCAGCTCGGCAAGCCCTACATATCCGGCGCCGAGGGCCCCAACGCCTACGACTGCTCGGGACTGGTCCAGTGGTCGTACGCCCAGGCCGGCGTCCAGCTCACCCGTACCACCTACACCCAGGCCAACGAGGGCACCCGCATCGCCCGCAGCGAACTGGCCCCCGGCGACCTGGTGTTCTTCAGCGGTCTGAGCCACGTGGCCCTGTACGTCGGCAACGGCCAGGTCATCCACGCCCCCAAGCCCGGCGCCGTGGTGCGGTACGAGGCC includes:
- a CDS encoding C40 family peptidase; translation: MASHRRPKQPNRARVTVLTVTAAAAVALTSQAANAAPKPSKAEVKEQVDKLYHEAEVANEKLHAAEDAQDKLEKQVGTLQDKVANGQDDLNDLRDELGSIASAQYRTGGIDPSIQLFLSSDPDTYLEKASTLDQVSAKQAETLQQIQAKQRSLAQQRTEAQDKVKDLADARKQLADNKKEVQKKLAAAQQVLNTLTAKERAALVAADAERASRGNDRVDLGDTPAPASGRAAAALAAAKTQLGKPYISGAEGPNAYDCSGLVQWSYAQAGVQLTRTTYTQANEGTRIARSELAPGDLVFFSGLSHVALYVGNGQVIHAPKPGAVVRYEAMEWAGSYQFGVRI